In Rutidosis leptorrhynchoides isolate AG116_Rl617_1_P2 chromosome 2, CSIRO_AGI_Rlap_v1, whole genome shotgun sequence, one genomic interval encodes:
- the LOC139891597 gene encoding uncharacterized protein — MGKRTSPVLMINDGGSKGNNTSKPKAAKRKGPAHQGKGKGKMATPTKNKNKKQKVTGQANPKEDPCFGCGEMGHWKRNCPVYLKELKEKRDAGQSSGVQRK; from the exons atgggtaaaaggacttcacccgtgctaatgatcaatgatggtgggtccaaaggtaacaacacctctaagcctaaggcggctaagaggaaaggacccgcccatcaaggcaagggaaagggaaagatggctaccccaaccaaaaacaagaataagaaacaaaaggttaccggacaagcaaaccccaaggaagacccatgtttcggttgcggtgaaatgggtcactggaaacgaaactgcccggtctaccttaaggagttgaaggaaaagagggatgcggggcaatcctcag gggttcaaaggaagtag